The DNA window GAGCAAGAAGATTATATGAGGTTCTTTCTTAAATATTGTACTTAGACTTCTCCGTGTTGCTAGATCCATGCCTAGTTGATATTATCATGCATACGCACATCGCATGTTATCTGACAAATACATGAACGCGACATGCAGTCATCGTCAACCTAGCTATGCCGAGAACGTCAGTAGCTCCCTAGATACGCTTTGCAAAGCGACTACAGACGCTTTAGCAGAGCGATGCTATTATGCTACTAGATGAGTTACTAGGCTTATTTAGAGCGAAAGTTAGTTGAGCTGAAGCAAGGCTCTGCAATTGAAAGCCTGGGGAGGCTCTTAACTATGGGATTTTATATTTGTAAAATTAGGGATTAAGGGGGCGTAAAACCTCGCCTCTTAAGGCGGGGATGGATAGCCCCCTTTGTAGTTACGCTTAAATGCTTCTCTTTCAAATATCCTATTGATGCCCACCGTAGGGTTCCGTTTCAGGGCGTACACCGATGAACAAACGTTGAGGGCGTTAAAAGCCCAGTTGATGTTAGCGTGTGAGGTATACAACACCCTGCGGTGGGCAGATATCTATTTCTACCAGAGGGATGGGAAAGGTCTCACTCAGACCGAGCTGAGGCAACTAGCCCTAGATCTGAGGAAACAGGACGAGCAATACCAGCAACTTTACTCACAAGTAGTACAGCAAATTGCAGACCGTTACTACGAGGCTAGAAAGAGTTCTTCGAAGGTTTATCACGCTTCCCGAAGGAAAAGAAGCCGCACAAGTGGTACTCACTAGTCTACCCTCAATCAGGTTGGAAAATACTAGGGCTGACCTCCTCCCCGCCTTAAAAGGCGAGGGTTCCTGCAAGGGCAGGGAGGCTTGGGGCTACATCCCCTCTTCCCGAGGGTTCAGCCCCAGGCTGGGTCTCCAGCCCATTACAACTGAAAGCCTCGCCTTTTAAGGCGGGAATGGGGTAGAAAAGCCTATAAGGCCCTGTTTTCCTGGTAGTAGTTAGGTGGTAGTGATTGTAAAGCTGCGGTGCCCGCACTGCGGCTATGTCTGGGACTATAAGGGTAAGAAGATGTACTACGCCACCTGCCCCAACTGCCTGAGGAAGGTAAACATTCAAAAGAACAGGGTGGAGTGAATGCTCACGGGCGGTGAGGGGGAGCTAACCGTGACCGTGAGGATGAAGGTTAGCCCCGAGCCCGAGCAAGAGGAGGCAGTGCTGGACCTCATGAGGAGGTACAGGGACGCACTAAACTACTCGGTAAGGGCAATAATAGCCAGTAAGGCCCTGAGCCTCACTAAGGCCCACAAGCTCCTGTACAGCACCCTGAGGGAGAGGTACGGCCTGCCATCCAAGATTGCCCAGGACTGCTACAGGGAGGCCATAGCTATAGCCAAGTCGTGGCTTAAGAACCCGAGAAGGGCGCTGTGCCAACAGTAAAGGGCCTGAGCATGTGGCTGACGCACGGACTGGGCTACAGGGTCAAAGGCGACCGCGTGGAGCTGGCAGGGAGTTACAGGCTCAGAGTCATCGGCTGGGACAGGAGGTATGACAGCTACCCTAGCAGGGAGGCCAGGCTCGTGTTCAGGGACGGCGAGTTCACCCTTTACGTGACCAAGCGTGTGCCAAGGCCAGCCAAGTACGCCCCTAAGGGGGCGCTGGCAGTTGACGTGAACGAGAGGCAGATAGTAGTGGGCAACTCACGCGTTGAGGTAAGGATAGAGACGCCAGTTGAGAGGGCCCTGCGCTACAGGAGGCTCGCTGAAAGGCTTCAGGGAAGTACTCCTCCTCAAGGTACAGGACCTGGCTCAGGAGGAGCGGGGTAAGGAGGAGGGTAAGGCACTT is part of the Acidilobus sp. 7A genome and encodes:
- a CDS encoding hydrogenase maturation nickel metallochaperone HypA is translated as MVVIVKLRCPHCGYVWDYKGKKMYYATCPNCLRKVNIQKNRVE